The Macellibacteroides fermentans genome has a segment encoding these proteins:
- a CDS encoding lipoprotein signal peptidase: MKYSKGWGAVLIILILLTADQALKIWIKTHMQLHESIEITKWFYLYFTENPGMAFGIEVIGKLFLSVFRIIAVGFIGYYLYGLVKKNYSFRFIACIALIWAGAMGNIIDSIFYGVVFDHSYGQVATFMPAGGGYETWLHGKVVDMFYFPIVQTVMPEWVPVWGGEEFVFFRPIFNLADSAICVGVFVLLIFYRHTLSESLAKETKATETHA; the protein is encoded by the coding sequence ATGAAGTATTCCAAAGGGTGGGGCGCAGTGCTGATTATTTTGATTCTGCTAACTGCCGATCAGGCGCTTAAGATCTGGATTAAAACGCACATGCAATTGCATGAAAGTATTGAAATTACAAAGTGGTTTTATCTTTACTTCACCGAAAATCCGGGTATGGCTTTCGGCATCGAGGTGATTGGTAAACTTTTCCTTTCCGTATTCCGGATCATTGCTGTTGGTTTTATTGGCTATTATCTGTATGGATTGGTAAAGAAAAACTATAGCTTCCGCTTTATTGCCTGTATCGCGCTGATCTGGGCCGGAGCCATGGGGAATATTATCGATTCAATCTTTTACGGAGTGGTGTTCGACCATAGTTATGGTCAGGTTGCCACCTTTATGCCCGCCGGAGGAGGTTACGAGACCTGGCTGCACGGAAAGGTTGTGGATATGTTTTATTTCCCTATTGTGCAGACCGTAATGCCCGAATGGGTGCCTGTATGGGGTGGAGAGGAGTTTGTGTTTTTCCGTCCTATCTTCAACCTGGCTGATTCGGCGATTTGCGTAGGGGTATTCGTGTTGCTGATATTTTATCGTCATACCTTGTCCGAAAGTCTTGCAAAAGAAACAAAAGCTACAGAAACGCATGCGTAG
- a CDS encoding DUF4296 domain-containing protein: MRSKLSRYSFAFLTSLALIACSKVPEGILKEKEMQAVMVDVYLAEAMIGTDYLKYKEDASKQALYESVFRKHNTTQAVYDSSIVWYGKNLKIYMEVYDGVLAEIDSRTKALGDVQANAGPATERDSLNIWPRRPFITFEGVQGGLVSYQIKPEVPYGSGSTFVLGLNVWGIHNGMKHYPEIKLSVVQLDTTVNVVRTITRDGYHQVVLRSLPARQVQQVYGYIRMLTPDTRVHKVYVDSLTLMKYNYGTEVITPQELPADSVVVKGTPADSVHTDSMHSDSMLKKRPLRVSPKLAKSPVN; encoded by the coding sequence ATGCGTAGTAAACTTTCAAGATATAGTTTTGCTTTTCTTACATCGTTGGCTTTAATTGCTTGCAGCAAAGTGCCCGAGGGCATTCTGAAAGAGAAGGAGATGCAGGCGGTTATGGTGGACGTATACCTTGCCGAGGCCATGATTGGTACGGATTACCTGAAATATAAAGAGGATGCTTCCAAGCAGGCGCTTTACGAGTCGGTTTTCCGTAAACATAATACCACCCAGGCTGTATACGACAGTTCCATCGTATGGTATGGAAAGAATCTGAAAATCTACATGGAGGTGTACGACGGTGTGCTGGCCGAAATAGACAGCCGCACCAAAGCATTGGGCGATGTTCAGGCCAATGCCGGTCCTGCTACCGAACGTGATTCGTTAAATATATGGCCACGCCGTCCGTTTATCACCTTCGAAGGTGTACAGGGTGGGCTTGTGTCGTACCAGATAAAGCCCGAGGTTCCCTACGGATCGGGCAGTACATTTGTGCTGGGCCTCAATGTGTGGGGAATTCATAACGGGATGAAGCATTATCCCGAAATAAAACTGAGTGTGGTGCAGCTGGATACTACGGTGAATGTAGTCCGGACGATTACCCGCGACGGATACCATCAGGTGGTGCTTCGTTCGCTGCCGGCCCGACAGGTGCAGCAGGTGTACGGCTACATCCGGATGCTTACTCCCGATACCCGTGTGCATAAGGTGTATGTTGACAGTCTGACTCTGATGAAGTACAATTACGGTACGGAGGTGATTACTCCACAGGAGCTTCCTGCAGATTCTGTAGTCGTAAAAGGCACGCCGGCCGATTCCGTACATACCGATTCCATGCATTCTGATTCCATGCTTAAAAAGAGACCCTTGCGTGTGAGCCCCAAGCTTGCCAAGAGTCCGGTTAATTGA
- a CDS encoding TraR/DksA family transcriptional regulator, giving the protein MAEKTRYSDAELEEFKAIILDKLDIAKKDYELLRSGVTNSDGNDVADTSPTFKVLEEGAATLSKEEAGRLAQRQMKFIQSLQAALIRIENKTYGICRETGKLIPKERLRAVPHATLSIEAKQGGVR; this is encoded by the coding sequence ATGGCAGAAAAGACTAGATATTCGGATGCAGAACTTGAGGAGTTCAAAGCAATTATACTCGATAAGTTAGACATCGCGAAGAAAGATTATGAGTTGTTACGCTCGGGGGTTACAAACTCGGACGGTAACGATGTTGCCGATACTTCTCCTACATTTAAAGTGTTGGAAGAGGGGGCTGCTACGCTTTCAAAAGAAGAGGCCGGCAGATTGGCACAACGTCAGATGAAGTTTATTCAAAGTCTGCAGGCTGCCCTGATCCGTATCGAAAACAAAACGTATGGTATTTGCCGCGAAACCGGTAAATTGATTCCTAAAGAGAGATTACGTGCTGTACCGCATGCTACGTTAAGCATCGAAGCAAAACAGGGCGGCGTACGGTGA